In Prunus dulcis chromosome 1, ALMONDv2, whole genome shotgun sequence, the following are encoded in one genomic region:
- the LOC117614085 gene encoding uncharacterized protein LOC117614085 isoform X1 — translation MAASKLAILSIFLALIFSQIRADVSVQGEEDAPLKPVRSDGPDSSALKIELDQLKSKIHTLVFDVDAKIKELKKKNEIIEQKEKIIQENSNSISSLQSEIESLQKKGSLDAEKQVGKAHARAGELEKKVAELKKELESQYKEKEALEARAKNAETKIDVLILKIENIEKISDDQKTKIRKTERALKVAEEEMLKAKFEATSKAKELKEVVHGAWLPPWLAVHLIHCQSLVETHWNEHGKPAVDIAVQKALEKKAQAEKWAEPHVETFKTKWIPAIKEQWLVVKESVEPHVKSLSKKTVEVYETSKSTLAPHVLKAQEVVDPYFQEAKKFSKPYVDQVATVAKPHVDKVRVVLKPYTKKAVHAYEKFLKSASTYHHQVQAKVKDLLKRHELTRALATKELEWFAASALLALPIIFLFRIFSSLFCTKSKKPVRSTNHTRRKHKRVHPDK, via the exons ATGGCGGCCTCAAAGCTCGCGATTCTGTCAATTTTTCTAGCCCTAATTTTCTCTCAGATTAGGGCTGATGTTTCAGTGCAAGGAGAAGAAGACGCGCCACTGAAGCCCGTCCGATCGGACGGCCCTGATTCGTCCGCTCTGAAGATCGAGTTGGATCAGCTCAAGTCTAAGATCCACACCCTTG TTTTCGACGTGGATGCGAAGATTAAAGAActcaaaaagaagaatgagatAATAGAACAGAAGGAGAAAATCATTCAAGAGAACTCGAATAGCATTTCTTCTTTGCAGAGTGAAATCGAGTCTCTCCAG AAAAAAGGGTCATTAGATGCTGAGAAGCAGGTTGGAAAGGCTCATGCACGTGCTGGTGAATTAGAGAAGAAG GTTGCTGAACTTAAAAAGGAATTAGAATCGCAATATAAAGAGAAAGAGGCCTTGGAAGCCAGGGCAAAAAATGCCGAGACGAAGATTGATGTTTTGATCTTAAAAATAGAGAAt ATTGAGAAGATTAGTGATGACCAAAAGACTAAAATCCGTAAAACCGAGCGCGCTCTTAAAGTTGCTGAG GAAGAAATGTTGAAGGCAAAGTTTGAAGCTacttcaaaagcaaaagagtTAAAGGAGGTA GTTCATGGTGCATGGCTTCCACCATGGCTTGCTGTACATTTAATCCATTGTCAG TCCCTTGTAGAGACACATTGGAATGAGCATGGCAAACCTGCAGTGGATATTGCGGTTCAGAAG GCCCTGGAGAAAAAAGCCCAAGCTGAAAAGTGGGCTGAACCCCACGTGGAAACATTTAAAACT AAATGGATCCCAGCAATCAAGGAACAGTGGTTGGTGGTGAAAGAATCTGTTGAACCTCATGTGAAATCGTTAAGTAAGAAAACTGTTGAAGTTTATGAGACGTCAAAGAGTACATTAGCTCCACATGTTCTAAAAGCACAAGAAGTTGTTGATCCTTATTTTCAG GAAGCAAAAAAGTTCAGCAAGCCATATGTTGATCAAGTGGCGACTGTAGCAAAACCTCATGTTGACAAAGTTCGAGTGGTATTGAAGCCCTATACAAAGAAGGCAGTTCATGCCTACGAGAAGTTTCTCAAATCTGCGTCAACGTACCATCATCAG GTTCAAGCCAAAGTAAAAGATTTGCTGAAGAGGCATGAGCTGACAAGAGCTCTTGCTACAAAGGAGTTGGAGTGGTTTGCG GCCTCTGCTTTGTTGGCCCTACCCATCATATTTCTGTTCAGAATTTTCTCCTCGCTTTTCTG TACAAAGTCTAAGAAACCTGTTCGAAGTACCAACCATACACGTCGTAAGCATAAAAGGGTTCATCCGGACAAGTAG
- the LOC117614085 gene encoding myosin-10 isoform X2 encodes MAASKLAILSIFLALIFSQIRADVSVQGEEDAPLKPVRSDGPDSSALKIELDQLKSKIHTLVFDVDAKIKELKKKNEIIEQKEKIIQENSNSISSLQSEIESLQKKGSLDAEKQVGKAHARAGELEKKVAELKKELESQYKEKEALEARAKNAETKIDVLILKIENIEKISDDQKTKIRKTERALKVAEEEMLKAKFEATSKAKELKEVHGAWLPPWLAVHLIHCQSLVETHWNEHGKPAVDIAVQKALEKKAQAEKWAEPHVETFKTKWIPAIKEQWLVVKESVEPHVKSLSKKTVEVYETSKSTLAPHVLKAQEVVDPYFQEAKKFSKPYVDQVATVAKPHVDKVRVVLKPYTKKAVHAYEKFLKSASTYHHQVQAKVKDLLKRHELTRALATKELEWFAASALLALPIIFLFRIFSSLFCTKSKKPVRSTNHTRRKHKRVHPDK; translated from the exons ATGGCGGCCTCAAAGCTCGCGATTCTGTCAATTTTTCTAGCCCTAATTTTCTCTCAGATTAGGGCTGATGTTTCAGTGCAAGGAGAAGAAGACGCGCCACTGAAGCCCGTCCGATCGGACGGCCCTGATTCGTCCGCTCTGAAGATCGAGTTGGATCAGCTCAAGTCTAAGATCCACACCCTTG TTTTCGACGTGGATGCGAAGATTAAAGAActcaaaaagaagaatgagatAATAGAACAGAAGGAGAAAATCATTCAAGAGAACTCGAATAGCATTTCTTCTTTGCAGAGTGAAATCGAGTCTCTCCAG AAAAAAGGGTCATTAGATGCTGAGAAGCAGGTTGGAAAGGCTCATGCACGTGCTGGTGAATTAGAGAAGAAG GTTGCTGAACTTAAAAAGGAATTAGAATCGCAATATAAAGAGAAAGAGGCCTTGGAAGCCAGGGCAAAAAATGCCGAGACGAAGATTGATGTTTTGATCTTAAAAATAGAGAAt ATTGAGAAGATTAGTGATGACCAAAAGACTAAAATCCGTAAAACCGAGCGCGCTCTTAAAGTTGCTGAG GAAGAAATGTTGAAGGCAAAGTTTGAAGCTacttcaaaagcaaaagagtTAAAGGAG GTTCATGGTGCATGGCTTCCACCATGGCTTGCTGTACATTTAATCCATTGTCAG TCCCTTGTAGAGACACATTGGAATGAGCATGGCAAACCTGCAGTGGATATTGCGGTTCAGAAG GCCCTGGAGAAAAAAGCCCAAGCTGAAAAGTGGGCTGAACCCCACGTGGAAACATTTAAAACT AAATGGATCCCAGCAATCAAGGAACAGTGGTTGGTGGTGAAAGAATCTGTTGAACCTCATGTGAAATCGTTAAGTAAGAAAACTGTTGAAGTTTATGAGACGTCAAAGAGTACATTAGCTCCACATGTTCTAAAAGCACAAGAAGTTGTTGATCCTTATTTTCAG GAAGCAAAAAAGTTCAGCAAGCCATATGTTGATCAAGTGGCGACTGTAGCAAAACCTCATGTTGACAAAGTTCGAGTGGTATTGAAGCCCTATACAAAGAAGGCAGTTCATGCCTACGAGAAGTTTCTCAAATCTGCGTCAACGTACCATCATCAG GTTCAAGCCAAAGTAAAAGATTTGCTGAAGAGGCATGAGCTGACAAGAGCTCTTGCTACAAAGGAGTTGGAGTGGTTTGCG GCCTCTGCTTTGTTGGCCCTACCCATCATATTTCTGTTCAGAATTTTCTCCTCGCTTTTCTG TACAAAGTCTAAGAAACCTGTTCGAAGTACCAACCATACACGTCGTAAGCATAAAAGGGTTCATCCGGACAAGTAG
- the LOC117614085 gene encoding uncharacterized protein LOC117614085 isoform X4, whose translation MAASKLAILSIFLALIFSQIRADVSVQGEEDAPLKPVRSDGPDSSALKIELDQLKSKIHTLVFDVDAKIKELKKKNEIIEQKEKIIQENSNSISSLQSEIESLQKKGSLDAEKQVGKAHARAGELEKKVAELKKELESQYKEKEALEARAKNAETKIDVLILKIENIEKISDDQKTKIRKTERALKVAEEEMLKAKFEATSKAKELKESLVETHWNEHGKPAVDIAVQKALEKKAQAEKWAEPHVETFKTKWIPAIKEQWLVVKESVEPHVKSLSKKTVEVYETSKSTLAPHVLKAQEVVDPYFQEAKKFSKPYVDQVATVAKPHVDKVRVVLKPYTKKAVHAYEKFLKSASTYHHQVQAKVKDLLKRHELTRALATKELEWFAASALLALPIIFLFRIFSSLFCTKSKKPVRSTNHTRRKHKRVHPDK comes from the exons ATGGCGGCCTCAAAGCTCGCGATTCTGTCAATTTTTCTAGCCCTAATTTTCTCTCAGATTAGGGCTGATGTTTCAGTGCAAGGAGAAGAAGACGCGCCACTGAAGCCCGTCCGATCGGACGGCCCTGATTCGTCCGCTCTGAAGATCGAGTTGGATCAGCTCAAGTCTAAGATCCACACCCTTG TTTTCGACGTGGATGCGAAGATTAAAGAActcaaaaagaagaatgagatAATAGAACAGAAGGAGAAAATCATTCAAGAGAACTCGAATAGCATTTCTTCTTTGCAGAGTGAAATCGAGTCTCTCCAG AAAAAAGGGTCATTAGATGCTGAGAAGCAGGTTGGAAAGGCTCATGCACGTGCTGGTGAATTAGAGAAGAAG GTTGCTGAACTTAAAAAGGAATTAGAATCGCAATATAAAGAGAAAGAGGCCTTGGAAGCCAGGGCAAAAAATGCCGAGACGAAGATTGATGTTTTGATCTTAAAAATAGAGAAt ATTGAGAAGATTAGTGATGACCAAAAGACTAAAATCCGTAAAACCGAGCGCGCTCTTAAAGTTGCTGAG GAAGAAATGTTGAAGGCAAAGTTTGAAGCTacttcaaaagcaaaagagtTAAAGGAG TCCCTTGTAGAGACACATTGGAATGAGCATGGCAAACCTGCAGTGGATATTGCGGTTCAGAAG GCCCTGGAGAAAAAAGCCCAAGCTGAAAAGTGGGCTGAACCCCACGTGGAAACATTTAAAACT AAATGGATCCCAGCAATCAAGGAACAGTGGTTGGTGGTGAAAGAATCTGTTGAACCTCATGTGAAATCGTTAAGTAAGAAAACTGTTGAAGTTTATGAGACGTCAAAGAGTACATTAGCTCCACATGTTCTAAAAGCACAAGAAGTTGTTGATCCTTATTTTCAG GAAGCAAAAAAGTTCAGCAAGCCATATGTTGATCAAGTGGCGACTGTAGCAAAACCTCATGTTGACAAAGTTCGAGTGGTATTGAAGCCCTATACAAAGAAGGCAGTTCATGCCTACGAGAAGTTTCTCAAATCTGCGTCAACGTACCATCATCAG GTTCAAGCCAAAGTAAAAGATTTGCTGAAGAGGCATGAGCTGACAAGAGCTCTTGCTACAAAGGAGTTGGAGTGGTTTGCG GCCTCTGCTTTGTTGGCCCTACCCATCATATTTCTGTTCAGAATTTTCTCCTCGCTTTTCTG TACAAAGTCTAAGAAACCTGTTCGAAGTACCAACCATACACGTCGTAAGCATAAAAGGGTTCATCCGGACAAGTAG
- the LOC117614085 gene encoding cingulin-like protein 1 isoform X3: protein MAASKLAILSIFLALIFSQIRADVSVQGEEDAPLKPVRSDGPDSSALKIELDQLKSKIHTLVFDVDAKIKELKKKNEIIEQKEKIIQENSNSISSLQSEIESLQKKGSLDAEKQVGKAHARAGELEKKVAELKKELESQYKEKEALEARAKNAETKIDVLILKIENIEKISDDQKTKIRKTERALKVAEEEMLKAKFEATSKAKELKEKSFLQGVEVVVNLQSLVETHWNEHGKPAVDIAVQKALEKKAQAEKWAEPHVETFKTKWIPAIKEQWLVVKESVEPHVKSLSKKTVEVYETSKSTLAPHVLKAQEVVDPYFQEAKKFSKPYVDQVATVAKPHVDKVRVVLKPYTKKAVHAYEKFLKSASTYHHQVQAKVKDLLKRHELTRALATKELEWFAASALLALPIIFLFRIFSSLFCTKSKKPVRSTNHTRRKHKRVHPDK from the exons ATGGCGGCCTCAAAGCTCGCGATTCTGTCAATTTTTCTAGCCCTAATTTTCTCTCAGATTAGGGCTGATGTTTCAGTGCAAGGAGAAGAAGACGCGCCACTGAAGCCCGTCCGATCGGACGGCCCTGATTCGTCCGCTCTGAAGATCGAGTTGGATCAGCTCAAGTCTAAGATCCACACCCTTG TTTTCGACGTGGATGCGAAGATTAAAGAActcaaaaagaagaatgagatAATAGAACAGAAGGAGAAAATCATTCAAGAGAACTCGAATAGCATTTCTTCTTTGCAGAGTGAAATCGAGTCTCTCCAG AAAAAAGGGTCATTAGATGCTGAGAAGCAGGTTGGAAAGGCTCATGCACGTGCTGGTGAATTAGAGAAGAAG GTTGCTGAACTTAAAAAGGAATTAGAATCGCAATATAAAGAGAAAGAGGCCTTGGAAGCCAGGGCAAAAAATGCCGAGACGAAGATTGATGTTTTGATCTTAAAAATAGAGAAt ATTGAGAAGATTAGTGATGACCAAAAGACTAAAATCCGTAAAACCGAGCGCGCTCTTAAAGTTGCTGAG GAAGAAATGTTGAAGGCAAAGTTTGAAGCTacttcaaaagcaaaagagtTAAAGGAG AAAAGCTTTCTTCAAGGTGTTGAAGTTGTTGTCAACTTGCAGTCCCTTGTAGAGACACATTGGAATGAGCATGGCAAACCTGCAGTGGATATTGCGGTTCAGAAG GCCCTGGAGAAAAAAGCCCAAGCTGAAAAGTGGGCTGAACCCCACGTGGAAACATTTAAAACT AAATGGATCCCAGCAATCAAGGAACAGTGGTTGGTGGTGAAAGAATCTGTTGAACCTCATGTGAAATCGTTAAGTAAGAAAACTGTTGAAGTTTATGAGACGTCAAAGAGTACATTAGCTCCACATGTTCTAAAAGCACAAGAAGTTGTTGATCCTTATTTTCAG GAAGCAAAAAAGTTCAGCAAGCCATATGTTGATCAAGTGGCGACTGTAGCAAAACCTCATGTTGACAAAGTTCGAGTGGTATTGAAGCCCTATACAAAGAAGGCAGTTCATGCCTACGAGAAGTTTCTCAAATCTGCGTCAACGTACCATCATCAG GTTCAAGCCAAAGTAAAAGATTTGCTGAAGAGGCATGAGCTGACAAGAGCTCTTGCTACAAAGGAGTTGGAGTGGTTTGCG GCCTCTGCTTTGTTGGCCCTACCCATCATATTTCTGTTCAGAATTTTCTCCTCGCTTTTCTG TACAAAGTCTAAGAAACCTGTTCGAAGTACCAACCATACACGTCGTAAGCATAAAAGGGTTCATCCGGACAAGTAG